Proteins from a genomic interval of Vespula pensylvanica isolate Volc-1 chromosome 22, ASM1446617v1, whole genome shotgun sequence:
- the LOC122636447 gene encoding broad-complex core protein isoforms 1/2/3/4/5, whose amino-acid sequence MESGSNLPSPGNYPGGNRQQFCVSWNSHQSNMHSAFPKLLSSEQFVDVTLACDGGSIKCHKVVLSACSDYLERLLLEIPCTHPIIFLRDMRMWELQALVEFMYRGEVYVEQQQLAKLMQAAEVLQVRGLSTQGSDSSSIESNSQQCDSNPPITPSTPTQHDVPHFKPEDTHSNDEGSSSFLEPTSVAGSSTGNVTSHNNTPTSQNPNSSNFMEHSEALQHLEKALSACEATLTETQGMVKMEPDEQFSQQQDVKPYSITMVRNSNCNPSSPFPAIEGYQRRQRRSEEELKQASDMVARGMTFQVASEKYNIPISTIRFYMVRKGILQRRKRGRGSSNLGVNSQPESPASPPFHMINYRLPDSLNSSLP is encoded by the exons ATGGAAAGTGGAAGTAATTTGCCTAGTCCAGGCAATTATCCTGGTGGGAATCGACAACAATTTTGTGTATCATGGAATTCTCACCAGTCAAACATGCACAGTGCTTTTCCAAAGCTATTGAGCTCAGAACAATTCGTCGATGTTACTTTAGCTTGTGATGGTGGTTCTATCAAATGTCATAAAGTGGTATTATCTGCCTGTAGCGATTATTTAGAACGCTTATTGCTAGAAATACCATGTACTCatcctattatttttctgaGAGATATGAGAATGTGGGAACTTCAAGCATTGGTCGAGTTTATGTACCGTGGTGAAGTATACGTAGAACAACAACAGCTTGCAAAATTGATGCAAGCTGCAGAAGTCCTGCAG gTCCGTGGCTTATCGACTCAGGGAAGTGATAGCTCTTCAATCGAGAGTAACTCACAACAATGTGATTCTAATCCACCTATCACTCCATCAACGCCAACTCAACATGATGTACCTCATTTCAAACCCGAAGACACTCACTCTAATGATGAAGGCAGCTCAAGCTTTTTGGAGCCTACCTCAGTTGCTGGATCTAGTACAGGAAATGTTACATCTCACAATAATACTCCAACTTCGCAAAATCCAAACTCATCCAATTTTATGGAACATAGTGAAGCATTACAACATTTGGAAAAGGCTCTTAGCGCTTGCGAAGCTACTCTTACAGAAACTCAGGGGATGGTTAAAATGGAACCAGATGAACAATTTTCTCAACAACAAGATGTCAAACCTTATTCTATCACTATGGTACGAAATAGTAACTGCAATCCCAGCAGTCCATTTCCTGCTATAGaag GTTATCAAAGACGACAAAGACGTTCAGAAGAAGAACTGAAACAAGCTTCAGATATGGTTGCACGTGGCATGACATTTCAGGTTGcatcagaaaaatataatatacctatCAGTACGATTCGTTTCTATATGGTTAGGAAGGGAATTTTACAAAGGCGAAAACGTGGACGTGGTTCCAGCAATCTTGGAGTAAACAGTCAACCTGAAAGTCCTGCAAGCCCACCATTTCATATGATAAACTACCGTTTGCCAGACAGCCTAAATTCCAGCCTACCGTAG